Sequence from the Elusimicrobiota bacterium genome:
TTTACCGTCATCAATTGCGCATTGTATCAAATCCGGCAACTCCTTTTCTCCCCTTTTACTGTTAATAATCGTTTTTGGGATATAATTCAATATCTCATTTTTAAATACGCAATTTCCCGTGCCCATAATGTTATTGGGAGGATTTTTTGGCTTTTCAATCAGTTGCACTATTCTTCCGCTTTTATCTTGAATAATGGAATATGTTTTTTTTATCATCTCTTTATCGGAAACATTAATAACGCCGCAAACACCGAAAAGTTTTTCAGTTTTAAACTTCTCGATCATATCCTTATGTTTCGGGAAAAGCATAAACTCGTCACCTAAAAGCAATAGGAAGTCATCCTTTCCGAGAAGCTCTTTTCCCCATTCAATCGCATCAACTAAGCCATATCGATCCCATTGAATAACGTATTTGACTGTTTTCCCTTTATAATTATTGCCGTATTTATTGATAATATCTTCGGCACGATAACCAA
This genomic interval carries:
- a CDS encoding nucleotidyltransferase family protein, translating into MKALILAGGRGKRLGKVSEGINKCLLDVFGKPLIEYSFDCVSALDEINELIVMVGYRAEDIINKYGNNYKGKTVKYVIQWDRYGLVDAIEWGKELLGKDDFLLLLGDEFMLFPKHKDMIEKFKTEKLFGVCGVINVSDKEMIKKTYSIIQDKSGRIVQLIEKPKNPPNNIMGTGNCVFKNEILNYIPKTIINSKRGEKELPDLIQCAIDDGKLIKPFNICDKYVNVNTFKELDSFGSGFSHF